GGTTCTTCAGTCGCCCCTGGGCGATTCGTGATCCGTCCCACGTGTGCAGCCAACCGGGAAGCGCCTCGAGTCGATCGAACGCCTCGATCAGCTCCGCGTGAGCGACCTCACCGCCGATCCACTCGTACATCGAATCGACGAGTGCGTCATGATCGGACTTGTCGCTGAGGGAGGCGACGTCGATGTATCCGTTCACTATGGCGTCTTCGAAGTCATGCACCGAGTAGGCGATGTCGTCGGAGAGGTCCATGACCTGCGCCTCGATGCAGCGCACGCGATCGGGGGCGCCGGCCCGGAGCCACTCGAAGGCCAGTTCGTCGTCTGCGTAGAAGCCGAACTTCGCTCGTCCGCTCGGATCAGCGATCGATTGACTGGCAGGCCACGGGTACTTGCAGCTCGCGTCCAGGCTCGCCCTGGTCAGATTGAGTCCATACGCCTGACCGTCCGCGCCGAAGACCTTTGGTTCCAGCCGGGTGAGCAGTCGCAGGGTTTGAGCATTCCCCTCGAACCCGCCGATATCCCGTGACCACTCGCTCAGCGCTCGCTCGCCATTGTGCCCGAAAGGCGGATGCCCGATGTCGTGCGCCAGACACGCGGTGTCGACGACGTCGGGGTCCAGGCCCAGACTCGCGGCCAGTTCACGGCCGACTTGTGCGACCTCCAGCGAGTGCGTCAGACGGTTGCGGGCGAAGTCGA
The Rathayibacter sp. SW19 DNA segment above includes these coding regions:
- a CDS encoding deoxyguanosinetriphosphate triphosphohydrolase produces the protein MADNTSKYQAHDTERWLAEQHSSRRSDFARDRARMLHSSALRRLAAKTQVLSPTAGLDFARNRLTHSLEVAQVGRELAASLGLDPDVVDTACLAHDIGHPPFGHNGERALSEWSRDIGGFEGNAQTLRLLTRLEPKVFGADGQAYGLNLTRASLDASCKYPWPASQSIADPSGRAKFGFYADDELAFEWLRAGAPDRVRCIEAQVMDLSDDIAYSVHDFEDAIVNGYIDVASLSDKSDHDALVDSMYEWIGGEVAHAELIEAFDRLEALPGWLHTWDGSRIAQGRLKNLTSQLIGRFAGAATKATRAAHPQDNLIRFAASVVVPDGIQAEIAVLKGIVAAFVMSKNTRQPIYSRQRLMLTVLADVLLERGPEALDHGFADDWEAATDDSARKRVVVDQVASLTDQSAISWYERFSR